One region of Paenibacillus sp. genomic DNA includes:
- a CDS encoding dynamin family protein, which yields MKASEGAAARSVRAEGTDATREAALLAGRFSMWLAVRRNVPPPSEPSEMLAWLRSELAVLETEWKAESGRSYDSEKLNRLNGIQHSLAELHYAVGETCWAADEREQAMKEWTGLPKAFHPWTYLYRSRQSEAAGETAAAIVYAKAMTCSPGTLLYLEKHWRLYRLYAALGEAASAESHLRDVLRSEPDYEDAAEEAYRFWTAGGNFVIAFEHCTEQYVRAPGDIWADRAIRLLTEVGEIASFAPCRTLLEALFRDGRLERWSQAANTAYDAVPYEALDELAAYVKATLLPTVRQSAIVPRLADAVELLAELSGLFDGDGELRERHSADIAWIMMVYGLLLRRRAAAFEGGVRLQVALEKGDPGDARRALLDQTLLRVGVPSEEDPVAADFPWLHEVEKLAEAIEDCGGNGEPFRRLVRWERDPNYRIMLIGTFNNGKSSLINALVGGKVLKTKSLPTTSMLVFLSAGEQEAAELFRPDAGETQKVPWERVAELTAFNAERNPGEDWLARLRLPNAWLADNRLALIDTPGFLDFSNQAKLVNEHAEAADRIVMVIDATKPLTGSESDILRGLLALPDMEPDRFAFVLNKSDMLDPEELDDIVAHVRGGLSELLGSEPPLFVFNSRDPSMAERLRRDFAGLIPPRPYAVRFERFASRFAEAMAEEERAASERTSAMRGQAERYRALTERLETQREDVRGELTKLQRTLAAEHAALKGRLERYVHEQLPALMEQQTDRVYIGFDYKTLREQVERKLQEIVRAWAEEHVTPQLRENVAGLMQRIQPSYEAMQYCVDRAMARRLLALGEESEFDERRAVVSEPVPWLGIVQAASEPARRFVDSQTYSVRVLGSGGMFAGLFHGISSFFNGTNKVLEDVRSELRREISDSGGKTAERLHAAAFSSYSGFADALSAAVRKLPDEAAHLLKGDTKLVETRAEELFRSAAELERERERMAEAFADARHRMKLWTCQVSRGVIIENGQLCRMA from the coding sequence ATGAAGGCATCGGAGGGGGCGGCTGCGCGTTCCGTTCGGGCCGAGGGGACGGACGCGACGCGGGAAGCAGCCCTGCTGGCCGGGCGTTTCTCGATGTGGCTCGCGGTGCGGCGGAACGTGCCGCCCCCGTCCGAACCCTCCGAGATGCTGGCTTGGCTTCGCTCGGAGCTAGCCGTTCTGGAGACGGAATGGAAGGCGGAGTCGGGGCGGTCGTACGATTCGGAGAAATTAAACCGGTTGAACGGCATCCAACATTCCCTTGCCGAGCTGCACTATGCCGTGGGGGAAACCTGTTGGGCGGCGGACGAACGCGAGCAGGCGATGAAAGAGTGGACGGGCTTGCCGAAGGCATTCCACCCATGGACGTATTTGTACCGGAGCCGACAGTCGGAAGCGGCCGGCGAGACGGCGGCGGCAATCGTCTATGCCAAGGCGATGACGTGTTCGCCCGGCACGTTGCTATATTTGGAGAAGCACTGGCGCTTGTACCGGCTTTATGCGGCCTTGGGCGAAGCGGCCTCGGCGGAGTCCCATCTCCGCGACGTGCTGCGTTCGGAGCCCGATTACGAGGATGCTGCGGAAGAGGCGTATCGGTTTTGGACGGCGGGCGGGAATTTCGTGATTGCATTCGAGCATTGTACGGAGCAGTATGTACGCGCGCCCGGCGACATTTGGGCGGACCGAGCGATTAGACTTCTGACGGAGGTTGGCGAAATCGCGTCGTTCGCGCCGTGCCGCACGCTGTTGGAGGCATTATTCCGCGATGGCCGCCTAGAGCGATGGTCGCAAGCTGCGAACACGGCGTACGACGCCGTACCGTACGAAGCTCTCGATGAACTTGCCGCATATGTTAAAGCAACGCTGCTGCCGACGGTACGTCAGTCCGCCATCGTCCCGCGTCTTGCGGACGCTGTGGAGCTGCTTGCCGAGTTGAGCGGGTTGTTCGACGGGGACGGCGAGCTGCGCGAGCGTCATTCGGCCGACATTGCTTGGATTATGATGGTATACGGTCTTTTGCTGCGACGGCGCGCTGCGGCGTTCGAAGGGGGCGTCCGGCTTCAGGTCGCGCTCGAGAAGGGCGATCCCGGCGACGCTAGGCGCGCCTTGTTGGACCAAACGCTGCTCCGCGTCGGCGTCCCGTCGGAGGAGGACCCCGTCGCCGCGGATTTTCCTTGGCTGCACGAGGTTGAGAAGTTGGCTGAAGCCATCGAAGATTGCGGAGGGAACGGGGAGCCGTTCAGGCGGCTGGTTCGATGGGAGCGGGATCCGAATTATCGAATCATGCTGATCGGCACGTTTAACAACGGGAAGTCCAGCTTGATCAATGCCCTAGTTGGCGGGAAAGTGCTGAAAACGAAGTCGCTCCCCACTACGTCGATGCTCGTGTTTCTCTCCGCCGGCGAGCAGGAAGCCGCCGAGTTGTTCCGCCCGGACGCCGGGGAAACGCAGAAAGTGCCGTGGGAACGGGTGGCCGAGCTGACTGCGTTCAACGCCGAGCGCAATCCTGGAGAGGATTGGCTGGCTCGGCTTCGGTTGCCGAACGCATGGCTGGCCGATAACCGGCTTGCTCTGATCGACACGCCCGGTTTTTTAGATTTTAGCAATCAAGCCAAACTCGTGAACGAACATGCGGAAGCGGCCGACCGCATCGTCATGGTCATCGATGCGACCAAACCGCTGACCGGATCGGAATCGGACATCCTCAGAGGCTTGCTGGCGTTGCCGGATATGGAACCGGATCGATTCGCGTTCGTGCTCAATAAAAGCGACATGCTGGATCCGGAGGAACTGGATGACATCGTCGCGCATGTGCGGGGCGGTTTGTCCGAATTGCTAGGGAGCGAGCCTCCGCTGTTCGTGTTCAACAGCAGGGATCCGTCGATGGCGGAACGACTTCGGCGCGACTTCGCCGGACTAATCCCGCCGCGCCCGTACGCGGTTCGGTTCGAGCGATTCGCAAGCCGGTTCGCGGAGGCGATGGCGGAGGAGGAACGCGCCGCGTCGGAACGGACGTCCGCCATGCGCGGGCAAGCGGAACGGTATCGGGCGCTGACAGAGCGATTAGAGACGCAGCGCGAAGATGTCCGGGGGGAGCTAACGAAGCTGCAGCGCACGCTCGCTGCCGAGCATGCGGCACTGAAGGGGCGGTTGGAACGGTACGTCCACGAGCAACTCCCCGCCTTGATGGAGCAGCAGACAGACCGCGTCTACATCGGCTTCGATTATAAAACGCTGCGCGAGCAAGTGGAGCGCAAGCTGCAGGAGATTGTTCGTGCGTGGGCCGAAGAGCATGTAACGCCGCAGTTGCGGGAGAATGTAGCGGGCTTGATGCAGCGAATCCAGCCTTCATACGAGGCGATGCAGTATTGCGTCGACCGGGCGATGGCGCGGCGGCTGCTTGCGTTGGGGGAGGAGAGCGAATTCGACGAACGCCGAGCGGTCGTCTCCGAACCGGTTCCTTGGCTCGGCATCGTTCAAGCCGCTTCCGAGCCGGCGCGGCGCTTCGTCGACAGCCAGACGTATTCGGTCCGGGTGCTCGGTTCCGGAGGCATGTTTGCGGGGTTGTTCCATGGCATCTCTTCCTTCTTCAACGGAACGAACAAGGTGCTGGAGGATGTGCGATCCGAGTTGAGGCGCGAAATTTCGGATTCCGGGGGGAAAACGGCGGAGCGGCTGCATGCGGCGGCGTTCTCCTCCTACAGCGGCTTCGCCGATGCGTTGT